A window from Myxocyprinus asiaticus isolate MX2 ecotype Aquarium Trade chromosome 37, UBuf_Myxa_2, whole genome shotgun sequence encodes these proteins:
- the LOC127427653 gene encoding uncharacterized protein LOC127427653, with protein MANKNNSSSVLETLDSVQNCNEQSSEPIFKTPSPFWNQDSVFRRPKHLRESTPDVATDAFTLYPYRCDVASISNPELSCVIGANQIHPSLSLNLSSSRYLTPSSKILVNDPNRLHSIGRGTSYLSYLTSEVGDGYAKGFRNLHGSQIDQFPAYYRGVVRDLRRDILSEDIKMGMETQRYSHWYHGPEKQRIIHRSKRDHEKLYVKNNPFLSSFLYTDSHKEYFKDSTENNHHQMLTLDHSKHYVPEESKWDDEKQTREELLVWRGNAEKHNRQTNSSTHSKSSSSALCVLHRFVEGSLVELEGGRLKRVEDLKMEDLEQCAELHPELRLRRLIVLNITPSHTPELSCLHVKLEHDHSQLSLEVSEGLPFFVCGRGWSSCNPQHTSQTCRLHCHQLKVGDMCLALTHVPAPPAQTTNPSPAEVSSGHMVPKCETEIKTTLLRKNKSRKRHLTAPELREISKIYHIKD; from the exons ATGGCAAATAAGAATAATTCCTCCTCAGTTTTAGAGACTCTAGATTCTGTGCAAAATTGCAATGAACAGTCATCTGAGCCCATTTTTAAAACCCCCTCTCCCTTTTGGAATCAGGATTCAGTATTCAGAAGACCTAAGCATCTACGGGAATCCACACCTGATGTTGCCACAGATGCATTTACCCTCTATCCATACAGGTGTGATGTAGCTTCCATCTCAAACCCTGAGCTCTCTTGTGTTATAGGAGCGAATCAGATCCACCCTTCATTGAGTCTGAATTTGTCTAGTAGCAGATATCTCACACCTTCATCAAAAATACTAGTAAATGACCCAAATAGGCTGCATAGCATTGGAAGAGGCACATCATATTTGAGTTATTTAACTTCTGAAGTAGGAGATGGATATGCCAAAGGCTTTAGAAATCTGCACGGGTCACAGATTGACCAGTTTCCAGCTTACTACAGAGGGGTTGTTAGGGATCTAAGAAGAGATATTCTAAGTGAGGATATCAAAATGGGCATGGAGACACAGAGGTATTCGCATTGGTACCATGGACCAGAGAAGCAGAGAATTATCCACAGGTCCAAGAGAGACCATGAGAAGCTTTATGTGAAAAACAACCCATTTCTAAGTTCTTTTCTATATACAGATTCTCATAAAGAATATTTCAAAGACAGTACAGAGAACAACCATCACCAAATGCTCACTTTGGACCACTCTAAACATTACGTGCCTGAAGAGTCAAAGTGGGACGATGAAAAGCAAACAAGAGAGGAGCTACTGGTCTGGAGAGGAAATGCAGAAAAACACAATCGCCAAACGAACTCTAGCACTCATTCTAAATCATCCTCTTCTGCTCTATGTGTTCTCCATCGCTTTGTAGAAGGTTCACTGGTGGAGCTTGAGGGTGGTCGACTGAAGCGTGTGGAGGATTTAAAGATGGAGGATTTGGAGCAGTGTGCTGAACTACATCCTGAGCTGAGACTGAGACGTTTGATTGTGTTAAACatcacaccctcacacacacctgAGCTGTCATGTTTACATGTGAAGCTTGAGCATGATCACTCACAG TTGTCTCTGGAGGTGAGTGAGGGGTTGCCCTTCTTTGTATGTGGACGTGGCTGGTCCTCCTGTAACCCTCAACACACAAGTCAAACCTGCAGACTACACTGCCACCAACTAAAGGTGGGTGACATGTGCCTAGCACTGACACATGTGCCAGCCCCACCAGCACAGACTACCAATCCAAGCCCAGCTGAAGTGAGCAGTGGTCACATGGTCCCAAAGTGTGAAACCGAAATAAAGACCACACTGCTGAGAAAGAATAAATCACGAAAGAGACACTTGACAGCACCTGAGCTCAGGGAAATTTCCAAGATATACCACATCAAAGATTGA